A portion of the Achromobacter sp. MFA1 R4 genome contains these proteins:
- a CDS encoding NAD(P)H-dependent glycerol-3-phosphate dehydrogenase — MNQPAEPRLRVAVLGAGSWGTALAAAASRRHPTQLWAREAAQAAAMAATHENARYLPGITLPKTLQFSSDLDATLRTLQDDAARRLIVLGVPVAGLTSLCEALSQRLPALGLQDTPIVWTCKGFEADTARLPHEIMREALPGATGGALSGPSFAREVAQGLPVALTVASSSPALRDATTAAFHGAALRVYASTDLIGVEVGGALKNVIAVACGICDGLALGTNARAALITRGLAEMTRFGVALGAQAETFAGLTGLGDLVLTATGDLSRNRRVGLEIGAGRKLADILASGVTAEGVRCARAALDRARAINVELPITEAVCAVLFEGVAPMTAVSALLARDARYEGSGSDQAPGAA, encoded by the coding sequence ATGAACCAACCCGCCGAGCCGCGCCTGCGCGTCGCCGTCCTGGGTGCGGGCAGTTGGGGCACCGCGCTGGCGGCGGCCGCAAGCCGCCGCCACCCCACCCAGCTCTGGGCGCGTGAAGCCGCGCAAGCGGCCGCCATGGCCGCCACCCACGAGAATGCCCGCTACCTGCCGGGCATCACCCTGCCCAAGACGCTGCAGTTTTCCTCCGACCTGGACGCCACCCTGCGCACCCTGCAGGACGACGCCGCGCGCCGCCTGATCGTGCTGGGCGTGCCGGTCGCGGGCCTCACGTCTCTTTGCGAGGCGCTGTCGCAACGGCTGCCCGCGCTGGGTCTGCAGGACACCCCCATCGTCTGGACGTGCAAGGGCTTTGAAGCCGACACGGCCAGACTGCCCCATGAAATCATGCGCGAGGCGCTGCCCGGTGCGACCGGCGGCGCCTTGTCGGGCCCGTCGTTCGCGCGCGAAGTCGCGCAGGGCCTGCCCGTCGCCCTGACCGTCGCCAGCAGCAGCCCCGCCCTGCGCGACGCCACCACCGCCGCCTTCCACGGCGCGGCGCTGCGCGTCTACGCCAGCACGGACCTCATCGGCGTGGAGGTCGGCGGCGCGCTGAAGAACGTCATCGCCGTCGCCTGCGGCATCTGCGACGGCCTCGCGCTGGGCACCAATGCCCGCGCCGCGCTGATCACCCGCGGCCTGGCCGAAATGACCCGCTTTGGCGTGGCGCTGGGCGCGCAGGCCGAGACTTTCGCCGGCCTGACCGGCCTGGGCGACCTGGTGCTGACCGCCACCGGCGACCTGTCGCGCAACCGGCGCGTGGGCCTGGAGATCGGCGCGGGCCGCAAGCTGGCCGACATCCTGGCCAGCGGCGTGACGGCGGAAGGCGTGCGCTGCGCGCGCGCCGCCCTGGACCGCGCCCGCGCCATCAATGTCGAATTGCCCATTACCGAAGCCGTGTGCGCCGTGCTGTTCGAGGGCGTGGCGCCCATGACGGCGGTCTCGGCCCTGCTGGCGCGGGATGCCCGCTACGAAGGGTCCGGCTCGGACCAGGCGCCGGGCGCCGCCTGA
- a CDS encoding FadR/GntR family transcriptional regulator yields the protein MLTKHLTLTEQVARQLASEIADGVHPVGAKLPAGRLLAEQYGVSAAVIREATERLRAQGLIQSRQGSGSTVVSRTGAQGFQVSSGIAVNREKLASVYELRMELEGGAAALAAVRGSASDLLAMEEALARLQANLEHPEQGVEHDIAFHVAIAAATHNSYYQDLLQYLNLQLRLAVSTARSNSRLQDGLTLAVHQEHVAVFEAIRARDPDRARQAAIGHLRQAASRLQLDLPFSAANHLS from the coding sequence ATGTTGACCAAGCACCTCACCCTCACCGAGCAGGTCGCTCGCCAGCTCGCCAGCGAAATCGCGGACGGCGTCCATCCCGTCGGCGCCAAGCTGCCCGCGGGCCGTTTGCTGGCCGAGCAGTACGGCGTCAGCGCCGCCGTCATCCGCGAAGCGACGGAACGCCTGCGCGCGCAAGGGCTGATCCAGAGCCGCCAGGGTTCCGGCAGCACCGTCGTCTCGCGCACCGGGGCGCAAGGCTTCCAGGTGTCCTCCGGAATTGCCGTCAACCGCGAAAAGCTGGCCAGCGTCTACGAACTGCGCATGGAACTGGAAGGCGGCGCCGCCGCGCTTGCCGCCGTCCGCGGTTCCGCATCGGACCTGCTGGCCATGGAAGAGGCGCTCGCTCGCCTGCAAGCGAACCTCGAACATCCCGAACAGGGCGTCGAACACGACATCGCCTTTCACGTCGCCATCGCCGCCGCCACCCACAACAGCTATTACCAGGACCTGCTGCAATACCTGAACCTGCAGCTGCGCCTGGCCGTCAGCACGGCCCGGTCCAACAGCCGCCTGCAGGATGGCCTGACGCTCGCCGTGCATCAGGAGCACGTCGCCGTGTTCGAGGCCATCCGCGCGCGCGATCCCGACCGCGCCCGGCAAGCCGCCATCGGCCACCTGCGCCAGGCCGCCAGCCGCCTGCAACTCGATCTTCCCTTTTCCGCCGCAAACCACCTCTCATGA
- a CDS encoding tripartite tricarboxylate transporter substrate binding protein, which yields MTQTRKFRVGPLLRGLCLSLAAILPAAAHADWPERPIHMVVPFPPGSSPDILARTISEPLSQALGQPIVIDNKPGAGGNIGTRLVAQAKPDGYTLLYTINGPLVTAPTLYKKTLGYDPLNDLEPVSLVGTSPNVLVVPGSLKVDNVQDFVKLVKGRGNSLNYGSVGPGSSAHLAMEMFKESAGVDLAHIPYSGFPQVITAIIGGDVQAGFMVPAIAVPQARDGKVKLLAVTSLKPSDALPGVPTMASQGYPDFEAISWNAVLAPAGTPTPIVERLNSELARIINSDAVRKQFALQYFTPAASTPEALTARIKNEKARWDQVIDKLQLSLD from the coding sequence ATGACGCAAACCCGCAAGTTCCGGGTCGGCCCGCTGCTGCGTGGCCTGTGCCTGAGCCTGGCCGCCATCCTGCCCGCCGCCGCCCATGCCGACTGGCCCGAGCGGCCGATCCACATGGTCGTGCCCTTCCCGCCGGGTTCGTCCCCCGACATCCTGGCGCGCACGATCTCCGAGCCGCTGTCGCAGGCGCTGGGCCAGCCCATCGTCATCGACAACAAGCCGGGCGCGGGCGGCAACATCGGCACGCGTCTCGTGGCGCAGGCCAAGCCCGACGGCTATACGCTGCTTTATACGATCAACGGCCCGCTGGTCACCGCGCCCACGCTCTACAAGAAGACGCTGGGCTACGACCCGCTCAACGACCTGGAGCCGGTCTCGCTGGTGGGCACCAGCCCCAACGTGCTGGTGGTGCCGGGCAGTCTGAAGGTCGACAACGTCCAGGACTTCGTCAAACTGGTCAAAGGCCGCGGCAACTCGCTGAACTATGGATCGGTCGGCCCCGGCAGTTCGGCCCACCTGGCCATGGAGATGTTCAAGGAGAGCGCGGGCGTCGACCTGGCCCACATCCCCTACTCCGGTTTTCCGCAGGTCATCACCGCCATCATCGGCGGGGACGTGCAGGCCGGGTTCATGGTGCCCGCCATCGCCGTGCCCCAGGCGCGCGACGGCAAGGTGAAGCTGCTGGCCGTGACCAGCCTGAAGCCCAGCGACGCCCTGCCCGGCGTGCCGACCATGGCCTCGCAAGGCTACCCGGACTTCGAAGCCATCTCGTGGAACGCCGTGCTGGCGCCGGCCGGCACGCCGACGCCCATCGTCGAAAGGCTCAACAGCGAACTGGCGCGCATCATCAACAGCGACGCCGTCCGCAAGCAGTTCGCGCTGCAGTACTTCACGCCCGCGGCGTCCACGCCGGAAGCCCTGACCGCCCGCATCAAGAATGAAAAGGCGCGCTGGGATCAGGTGATCGACAAGCTGCAGCTGTCGCTGGACTGA
- a CDS encoding molybdopterin-synthase adenylyltransferase MoeB: MNDEQLLRYARHILLDELGIEGQEKLLAARVLIVGAGGLGSPAALYLATAGVGDITLADDDVVELSNLQRQILHTTASVGRPKAESGRDMLHAFNPQTRVHARVERLKDQALSDAVAQADLVLDCTDNFTTRHAINRACVQHRKPLVSGAAIRFDGQVSVYDLRDDNAPCYHCLFPEADEVEEANCATMGVFAPVVGIIGSMQAAEALKLLSGVGESLSGRLLWLDVRTMQWRSVNVQRDPECAVCGHRGQA; this comes from the coding sequence ATGAACGACGAGCAACTGCTGCGCTATGCCCGCCACATCCTGCTGGACGAACTCGGGATCGAAGGGCAGGAAAAACTCCTGGCGGCGCGTGTGCTCATCGTGGGGGCGGGCGGCCTGGGTTCGCCCGCCGCGCTCTACCTGGCCACCGCTGGCGTGGGCGACATCACGCTGGCCGACGACGACGTCGTCGAACTGAGCAACCTGCAACGCCAGATCCTGCACACCACCGCCAGCGTCGGCCGCCCCAAGGCCGAGTCCGGCCGCGACATGCTGCACGCCTTCAACCCGCAGACCCGGGTCCATGCCCGGGTCGAGCGCCTGAAGGACCAGGCCCTGTCCGACGCGGTCGCCCAGGCGGACCTGGTGCTCGACTGCACCGACAACTTCACCACCCGCCACGCGATCAACCGCGCGTGCGTGCAGCACCGCAAGCCGCTGGTTTCCGGCGCCGCCATCCGCTTTGACGGCCAGGTCAGCGTCTACGACCTGCGCGACGACAACGCGCCGTGCTATCACTGCCTGTTCCCCGAGGCCGACGAGGTCGAGGAAGCCAACTGCGCCACGATGGGCGTGTTCGCCCCGGTGGTCGGCATCATCGGCAGCATGCAGGCCGCCGAGGCGCTCAAGCTGCTGTCCGGGGTGGGCGAAAGCCTGTCCGGCCGCCTGCTTTGGCTGGACGTGCGCACCATGCAATGGCGCAGCGTCAACGTGCAGCGGGACCCGGAATGCGCCGTTTGCGGCCACCGCGGACAGGCCTGA
- a CDS encoding rhodanese-like domain-containing protein, which translates to MDLLQFLLDKNNIFIVAVAVVSGVMLIIPALRKGRTGSAISTNEAIQMVNQRNAVWVDVRPAEQFQAGHIAQARNVPAADIEQKASSLPKNKPLVVVCDNGRDSARAVAKLRAQGFTDVVPLEGGMRAWSAASLPVTQKG; encoded by the coding sequence GTGGATCTTCTGCAATTCTTGCTCGATAAAAACAACATTTTCATTGTCGCCGTCGCCGTGGTCTCCGGCGTGATGCTGATCATTCCCGCCCTGCGCAAGGGCCGGACGGGGTCCGCCATCAGCACGAATGAAGCCATCCAGATGGTCAACCAGCGCAATGCCGTGTGGGTCGACGTGCGTCCCGCCGAACAATTCCAGGCCGGCCACATCGCGCAGGCACGAAACGTGCCGGCGGCCGACATCGAGCAGAAGGCCAGCTCGCTGCCCAAGAACAAGCCGCTCGTGGTGGTCTGCGACAACGGCCGCGACTCGGCCCGCGCCGTCGCCAAGCTGCGCGCCCAGGGCTTTACCGACGTGGTGCCGCTCGAAGGCGGCATGCGCGCCTGGTCGGCGGCCAGCCTGCCGGTCACCCAGAAGGGTTGA
- the grxC gene encoding glutaredoxin 3, producing MNKVVMYSKDYCPYCARAKALLEQRGVDDLEIIQIDREPSQRDIMIERTGRRTVPQIFIGETHVGGCDDLMALDRSGELTPLLNG from the coding sequence ATGAACAAAGTTGTCATGTACAGCAAGGACTATTGCCCGTATTGCGCCCGCGCCAAGGCGCTGCTGGAGCAGCGCGGCGTGGACGATCTGGAAATCATCCAGATCGACCGGGAGCCGTCCCAACGCGACATCATGATCGAACGAACCGGCCGGCGCACCGTCCCCCAGATCTTCATCGGCGAAACCCATGTCGGCGGATGCGACGACCTGATGGCCCTGGACCGCTCGGGTGAACTGACGCCCCTGCTGAACGGCTAA
- a CDS encoding GGDEF domain-containing protein: MDTGLKFSLPKWRLTRWLTHTGHDTPADIRAALIASLFGTLPIFAGGVINTLMISGVVAWRRPEPLYVSWLILEVVLAIVRVTILRAALRAAPKGGNTHTDIYIVLALMWAFSVGYGVFVTFLNGDWLAATLAGVSCGAMAGGICFRNYGAPRLVGVMIFLSLGPMCLGALFTGEWVMVIVFIQIPFYLISMSIASHRLNRILVSTMQAERDSDRRASEDALTGLANRAGLQAALERVCSSARGHDSAAALLYMDMDDFKRINDSYGHAAGDLVLRTIADRMRAMLRVDDVAARIGGDEFIVLVTGIDATAALRLGDHLLRDASQPITLADGTRVCVGLSIGISIMTGANRTPQGALDSADAALYRAKAQGGRCCVVDQGASCDVNEDMPGASMAA; this comes from the coding sequence GTGGATACAGGACTGAAGTTCAGCCTGCCCAAGTGGCGGCTCACGCGTTGGCTGACACATACCGGGCACGACACGCCGGCGGACATCCGCGCGGCCCTCATCGCCAGTCTCTTCGGCACGCTTCCCATTTTTGCCGGCGGGGTCATCAACACGCTGATGATCTCGGGCGTCGTCGCGTGGCGCCGCCCGGAACCGCTGTATGTCTCCTGGCTGATCCTGGAAGTCGTGCTCGCGATCGTGCGCGTCACCATCCTGCGTGCCGCCCTGCGCGCGGCGCCCAAGGGCGGCAACACCCACACCGACATCTATATCGTCCTGGCCCTGATGTGGGCGTTCAGCGTGGGCTATGGCGTCTTCGTCACCTTTCTGAACGGCGACTGGCTCGCCGCGACGCTGGCCGGCGTGTCCTGCGGCGCCATGGCCGGGGGCATCTGCTTTCGCAATTACGGCGCGCCGCGGCTGGTGGGCGTCATGATCTTCCTGAGCCTGGGGCCCATGTGCCTGGGCGCGCTCTTCACGGGCGAATGGGTGATGGTCATCGTCTTCATCCAGATTCCGTTCTACCTGATCAGCATGAGCATCGCCTCGCACCGGCTGAACCGCATCCTGGTGTCGACCATGCAGGCCGAACGGGACAGCGACCGGCGCGCCAGCGAAGACGCGCTCACCGGCCTGGCCAACCGCGCCGGCCTGCAGGCGGCGCTGGAGCGGGTGTGCTCCAGCGCGCGCGGCCACGACAGCGCGGCGGCGCTGCTCTACATGGACATGGACGATTTCAAGCGCATCAACGACAGCTACGGCCACGCCGCGGGCGATCTGGTGCTGCGGACCATCGCAGACCGCATGCGGGCGATGCTCCGGGTGGACGACGTGGCCGCCCGCATCGGGGGCGACGAATTCATCGTCCTGGTCACCGGCATCGACGCCACCGCCGCCCTGCGGCTGGGCGACCACCTGCTGCGCGACGCCTCCCAGCCCATCACCCTGGCCGATGGCACGCGGGTCTGCGTCGGCCTGTCCATCGGCATCTCCATCATGACGGGCGCCAACCGCACACCCCAGGGGGCGCTGGACTCCGCCGACGCGGCGCTGTATCGCGCCAAGGCGCAGGGCGGACGCTGCTGCGTGGTGGACCAGGGGGCATCCTGCGACGTGAACGAGGACATGCCGGGCGCTTCAATGGCGGCTTGA
- a CDS encoding S41 family peptidase, whose protein sequence is MGTRKFRGFGLIAIGAVAGVLLSVGVTAVAQRGSPLPLDELRQLSNVFAAIKNNYVEAVDDKTLIDNAISGMVSNLDPHSAYLDADAFREMQTATQGEFGGLGIEVGAEDGFVKVISPIEDTPAARAGVMAGDLIIKIDDTPTKGMTLNDAVKLMRGAPKSPITLTIMRADRPQPIVVKIVRDIIKVRSVRSKMLDNGIGYVRVAQFQEKTGADLAKQLKELGAKEPPKGLVLDLRNDPGGLLTSAIGVSGAFLPPDTLVVSTDGRTPDARHKYLATPSEYARGESNYLSGLPAWTKTVPMVVLVNVGSASASEIVAGALQDHKRAKVLGNRTFGKGSVQVILPLSETTAVKLTTSRYFTPSGRSIQATGIEPDYVVADTADGDLFRLPREADLQRHLSNQQTTNEVKSSADQDNVELPAKVFEFGGKDDFQLQQALNLLAGKPVQKGSARAQAKADAKAGGGTPQRMTITPTGVEPSKNK, encoded by the coding sequence ATGGGCACTCGTAAGTTTCGCGGTTTCGGTCTGATTGCCATCGGTGCGGTGGCGGGTGTGTTGCTGAGTGTGGGCGTGACTGCCGTCGCCCAGCGCGGCAGTCCCCTGCCTCTGGACGAGCTCAGGCAACTGAGCAATGTCTTTGCCGCCATCAAGAACAACTACGTCGAAGCCGTCGACGACAAGACCCTGATCGACAATGCCATCTCCGGCATGGTGTCGAATCTGGACCCGCACTCCGCCTACCTGGATGCCGATGCGTTCCGCGAAATGCAGACCGCCACCCAGGGCGAGTTCGGCGGCCTGGGCATCGAGGTCGGCGCCGAAGACGGTTTCGTCAAGGTGATCTCGCCCATCGAGGACACGCCCGCCGCCCGCGCAGGCGTCATGGCCGGCGACCTCATCATCAAGATCGACGACACGCCCACCAAGGGCATGACCTTGAACGACGCGGTCAAGCTCATGCGCGGCGCGCCCAAGTCGCCGATCACCCTGACGATCATGCGCGCCGACCGCCCGCAGCCCATCGTGGTCAAGATCGTGCGCGACATCATCAAGGTGCGCAGCGTGCGCAGCAAGATGCTGGACAACGGCATCGGCTACGTGCGCGTCGCCCAATTCCAGGAAAAGACCGGCGCGGACCTGGCCAAGCAACTGAAGGAACTGGGCGCTAAGGAACCGCCCAAGGGCCTGGTGCTGGACCTGCGCAACGACCCGGGCGGCCTCCTGACCAGCGCCATCGGCGTGTCCGGCGCATTCCTGCCGCCCGATACGCTCGTGGTGTCCACCGACGGCCGCACGCCGGACGCCCGCCACAAATACCTGGCGACGCCTTCGGAATACGCCCGCGGCGAAAGCAACTACCTGTCCGGCCTGCCGGCCTGGACCAAGACCGTGCCCATGGTGGTGCTGGTCAACGTGGGTTCGGCCTCGGCATCCGAGATCGTGGCCGGCGCGCTGCAAGACCACAAGCGCGCCAAGGTGCTGGGCAACCGCACGTTCGGCAAGGGCTCCGTGCAGGTGATCCTGCCGCTGTCCGAAACCACCGCGGTCAAGCTCACGACCTCGCGCTACTTCACGCCCAGCGGCCGTTCCATCCAGGCAACCGGCATCGAACCGGATTACGTCGTGGCCGACACGGCCGATGGCGACCTGTTCCGCCTGCCGCGCGAAGCCGATCTGCAGCGCCACCTGTCCAACCAGCAGACCACCAACGAAGTCAAATCCAGCGCCGACCAGGACAACGTCGAACTGCCGGCCAAGGTCTTCGAATTCGGCGGCAAGGACGACTTCCAGTTGCAGCAGGCCCTGAACCTGCTGGCCGGCAAGCCGGTGCAGAAGGGCTCGGCCCGCGCCCAGGCCAAGGCCGACGCCAAGGCCGGCGGCGGAACGCCCCAGCGCATGACGATCACGCCGACCGGAGTCGAGCCCAGCAAGAACAAATGA
- the gpmA gene encoding 2,3-diphosphoglycerate-dependent phosphoglycerate mutase, which yields MHKLVLMRHGESQWNLDNRFTGWTDVDLTDTGREQARKAGELLKKEGYTFDLAYTSVLKRAIRTLWIALDAMDAMYTPVGVNWRLNERHYGALQGLNKSETAAKYGDEQVLIWRRAYAIAPEPLSLDDERHPRFDSRYAKIPADQLPATECLKDTVARVLPFWNESIAPAIRSGRKVLIAAHGNSLRALIKHLDNVSDDDIVNLNIPTGQPLVYELDDDLRPIRHYYLGDAAEIEAAMAAVAAQGKAKKD from the coding sequence ATGCATAAACTCGTACTGATGCGCCATGGCGAAAGCCAGTGGAACCTGGACAACCGATTCACCGGCTGGACCGACGTCGATCTCACCGACACGGGCCGCGAACAGGCCCGCAAGGCCGGCGAACTGCTCAAGAAGGAAGGCTACACCTTCGACCTGGCCTACACCTCCGTCCTCAAGCGCGCCATCCGCACGCTCTGGATCGCGCTGGACGCCATGGACGCCATGTACACCCCGGTCGGCGTGAACTGGCGCCTGAACGAGCGCCATTACGGCGCCCTGCAGGGCCTGAACAAGTCCGAGACGGCCGCCAAGTATGGCGACGAGCAGGTGCTGATCTGGCGCCGCGCCTATGCCATCGCCCCGGAGCCGCTGTCGCTGGACGATGAACGCCACCCGCGTTTCGACAGCCGCTACGCCAAGATTCCGGCCGACCAGCTTCCCGCCACCGAGTGCCTGAAGGACACCGTGGCCCGCGTGCTGCCGTTCTGGAACGAATCCATCGCCCCGGCCATCCGCTCGGGCCGCAAGGTGCTGATCGCCGCCCATGGCAACAGCCTGCGCGCCCTGATCAAGCACCTGGACAACGTCTCGGACGACGACATCGTCAACCTGAACATCCCCACCGGCCAGCCGCTGGTTTATGAATTGGATGATGACCTGCGTCCCATCCGCCACTATTATCTCGGCGATGCCGCCGAGATCGAGGCGGCCATGGCCGCGGTGGCGGCCCAGGGCAAGGCCAAGAAGGACTGA
- a CDS encoding tRNA (cytidine(34)-2'-O)-methyltransferase, whose amino-acid sequence MFHVILVCPEIPPNTGNAIRLCANTGAQLHLVRPLGFELDDARMRRAGLDYHEWQPVRVHDTLQEALADTGAAPSSIYALTTHAQRSVADVSFKPGDVFVFGRESAGLSDAHQAMFPPQQRLRLPMRAGQRSLNLSNAVAVTVFEAWRQQGYEGGA is encoded by the coding sequence ATGTTCCACGTCATTCTCGTCTGCCCGGAGATCCCTCCCAACACCGGCAATGCCATCCGGCTGTGCGCCAATACCGGGGCGCAGTTGCACCTGGTGCGTCCCTTGGGATTTGAACTGGATGATGCCCGCATGCGGCGGGCCGGGCTGGATTATCACGAGTGGCAGCCGGTGCGCGTGCACGACACGCTGCAGGAGGCGCTGGCGGATACGGGGGCGGCCCCGTCCAGCATCTACGCGTTGACCACCCATGCCCAGCGCAGCGTGGCCGACGTCAGTTTCAAGCCGGGCGATGTGTTCGTGTTTGGCCGCGAAAGCGCCGGCCTGTCGGACGCGCATCAGGCGATGTTCCCGCCCCAGCAGCGGCTGCGGCTGCCGATGCGCGCCGGCCAGCGCAGTCTGAACCTGTCCAACGCCGTGGCGGTCACGGTATTCGAAGCCTGGCGCCAGCAAGGCTACGAAGGCGGCGCGTAG
- the secB gene encoding protein-export chaperone SecB, whose translation MADQDQNTQQEGGNDAPSFNLQRVYLKDLSLEMPNAPHVFLEQEAPQVEVSITVGGQRLAETVFETTVTVTVTTRINDKVVYLVEGTQAGIFEAANIPEEQLDPLLGIVCPTMLYPYLRANIADAITRTSMPPLHLTEVNFQALYEQRIAELQQQQAGAANGSAGDSGIILPPGATRQ comes from the coding sequence ATGGCTGATCAAGACCAAAACACCCAGCAAGAAGGCGGCAACGACGCGCCCTCGTTCAATCTGCAGCGCGTCTACCTGAAAGACCTTTCGCTGGAAATGCCCAACGCGCCCCACGTGTTCCTGGAGCAGGAAGCGCCCCAGGTCGAGGTGAGCATCACCGTGGGCGGGCAGCGCCTGGCCGAAACCGTGTTCGAAACCACGGTCACCGTCACCGTCACCACGCGCATCAACGACAAGGTCGTGTACCTGGTCGAAGGCACGCAAGCCGGCATCTTCGAAGCGGCCAACATTCCGGAAGAGCAGCTCGACCCGCTGCTGGGCATTGTCTGCCCCACGATGCTGTATCCGTACCTGCGCGCCAACATCGCCGATGCGATCACCCGCACCTCGATGCCCCCGCTGCACCTGACCGAGGTGAACTTCCAGGCTCTGTACGAGCAGCGCATCGCCGAACTGCAACAGCAGCAGGCTGGCGCCGCCAACGGCAGCGCAGGCGACTCGGGCATCATCCTGCCCCCCGGCGCCACCCGCCAGTAA
- a CDS encoding murein hydrolase activator EnvC: MRRTAGLLLAVMLAGAALPARAAPSDLAGRQSDAEKQQAALRDRIENLQKDIDQREAARKEAADALKQSESSISRINLRLKELADANRQATADLASLEKQITVQEAVLAKRRVELADQLRTQYTSGLSPWTALLSGDDPQVLGRNLGYLDYVSRARADAVKALRADIDRLAALQARADDRRAEIEKVVAETSEQKTALVAQQKERATLLAQLEGQIAAQRAEANKLGRDDQRLSRLITDLDAAIAKQLEEARKAEEARKRAEEVRRAEEARRAAEEARRATEEAKKRAEAERRAQDARRKAEADRKAAEDGVRRDSEAREAAQAREQVEAAARQNRGPVAVADPDAAGLRPAEQRQTRIGGPADTPTQAKPADPPKKAEPIEGGATPTRSASSQQSAKAAPVGAGNGLRHGLAMPVRGQIQGRFGVDRPDGGVWRGVVLRAAEGTPVKVVAPGTVVYADWLRGFGNLIIVDHGQQYLTVYAYNQSLLKRVGDAVAGGDTIATVGATGGQVESGLYFEIRHRGAPVDPAQWLAQ; encoded by the coding sequence ATGCGTCGCACGGCGGGGTTGTTGTTGGCGGTCATGCTGGCCGGAGCGGCGCTGCCTGCGCGCGCCGCGCCCAGCGACCTCGCCGGGCGCCAGTCCGACGCCGAAAAGCAGCAGGCCGCGTTGCGCGACCGCATCGAGAACCTGCAAAAAGACATCGACCAGCGCGAGGCCGCCCGCAAAGAGGCTGCCGACGCGCTCAAGCAGTCGGAATCGTCCATTTCCCGGATCAACCTGCGCCTGAAGGAACTGGCCGACGCCAACCGCCAGGCCACGGCGGACCTCGCGTCGCTGGAAAAGCAGATCACCGTGCAAGAGGCCGTGCTGGCCAAGCGCCGCGTCGAACTGGCCGACCAGCTGCGCACCCAATACACCAGCGGCCTGTCGCCCTGGACGGCGCTGCTCTCGGGCGACGATCCCCAGGTGCTGGGCCGCAACCTCGGCTATCTGGACTACGTGTCTCGCGCCCGGGCGGACGCCGTGAAGGCGCTGCGGGCCGACATCGACCGGCTGGCCGCGTTGCAGGCGCGCGCGGACGACCGCCGCGCCGAGATCGAAAAAGTGGTCGCCGAGACCTCCGAACAGAAAACCGCCCTGGTCGCGCAGCAGAAAGAGCGCGCGACCCTGCTGGCCCAACTTGAGGGACAGATCGCCGCCCAGCGCGCCGAAGCCAACAAGCTGGGGCGCGACGACCAGCGCCTGTCTCGCCTCATCACCGATCTGGACGCGGCCATCGCCAAGCAGCTCGAGGAAGCACGCAAGGCCGAAGAGGCGCGCAAGCGGGCCGAGGAGGTCCGACGGGCCGAGGAAGCGCGGCGCGCGGCCGAAGAGGCCCGCCGCGCCACCGAAGAGGCCAAGAAGCGCGCCGAGGCCGAACGCCGTGCGCAGGACGCCCGCCGCAAGGCCGAGGCGGACCGCAAGGCCGCCGAAGACGGCGTGCGCCGCGACAGCGAAGCCCGCGAGGCCGCCCAGGCGCGCGAGCAGGTCGAGGCGGCGGCCCGCCAGAATCGCGGCCCGGTGGCCGTGGCCGACCCCGACGCCGCCGGATTGCGTCCGGCCGAGCAGCGGCAGACCCGCATCGGCGGTCCGGCCGATACGCCGACTCAGGCAAAACCCGCGGATCCCCCCAAAAAGGCGGAACCGATCGAGGGCGGCGCCACTCCAACGCGCAGTGCTTCGTCGCAGCAGTCAGCCAAGGCGGCCCCCGTGGGCGCGGGCAACGGGCTGCGCCACGGCCTGGCCATGCCCGTCCGCGGGCAGATCCAGGGCAGGTTCGGGGTGGACCGTCCGGATGGCGGCGTGTGGCGGGGCGTGGTGCTGCGCGCGGCCGAGGGCACGCCTGTCAAGGTGGTGGCCCCGGGCACGGTGGTCTACGCCGATTGGCTGCGCGGCTTTGGAAATCTGATCATCGTGGATCATGGGCAGCAGTACCTGACCGTCTATGCTTACAACCAAAGCCTGCTCAAACGGGTGGGCGATGCGGTGGCGGGCGGCGATACTATTGCTACGGTAGGGGCAACCGGCGGCCAAGTGGAATCCGGCCTATACTTTGAAATTCGCCATCGTGGCGCTCCTGTGGACCCGGCCCAGTGGCTGGCGCAGTAG